One segment of Rhodothermus bifroesti DNA contains the following:
- the cdaA gene encoding diadenylate cyclase CdaA has product MTLVHWIIPIRLVDLLEIGLVAYVLYKLYQLMRGTLAVQIFLGIMAIYLLQVIVAALDMTMLRRFFGALSEVAALAVIILFQPEIRRLLVMVAQTPFLRRFVATPVREEVISEVCAAVSEMSRLRIGALIAFERSAGLRHYIETGTTLNAQVSRELLLTIFYDKNPLHDGAVIIRNQVIAAARCILPVSTSLKLSPHLGLRHRAAVGLTEQTDAFVVVVSEESGTISVAQQGELISNLTAAELRTYLQEALVARPAIDEETAKDLPS; this is encoded by the coding sequence GTGACACTCGTTCACTGGATCATCCCGATTCGCCTGGTCGACTTGTTGGAAATCGGCCTGGTGGCCTATGTGCTCTACAAGCTCTACCAGCTTATGCGCGGTACGCTAGCCGTGCAAATTTTTTTGGGCATCATGGCTATTTACTTGCTACAAGTGATTGTGGCCGCGCTCGACATGACCATGCTGCGCCGGTTTTTTGGCGCCTTAAGCGAGGTAGCCGCTTTGGCCGTTATTATTTTGTTTCAACCTGAAATTCGACGACTGCTGGTGATGGTGGCCCAGACACCTTTTTTGCGACGCTTTGTGGCGACCCCAGTGCGAGAAGAGGTGATCAGCGAAGTGTGTGCAGCTGTGTCGGAAATGAGTCGCTTGCGCATTGGGGCACTGATTGCCTTTGAGCGTTCGGCGGGTCTGCGCCACTATATTGAAACCGGAACAACGCTAAACGCTCAGGTCTCGCGAGAACTGCTCTTGACCATTTTTTATGACAAAAATCCGTTGCACGACGGGGCTGTCATCATCCGCAACCAGGTGATTGCTGCAGCACGTTGTATTTTGCCGGTATCGACCAGCTTAAAGCTCAGTCCACATCTAGGTTTGCGTCACCGGGCTGCAGTAGGGCTGACGGAGCAGACCGACGCGTTTGTGGTTGTGGTTTCTGAGGAAAGTGGAACCATTTCGGTAGCCCAACAGGGGGAGCTGATTTCTAACCTGACGGCCGCAGAGCTGCGTACGTATTTGCAGGAAGCCCTGGTTGCTCGACCGGCTATTGACGAAGAAACGGCAAAGGACTTACCCTCTTGA
- a CDS encoding protein-L-isoaspartate(D-aspartate) O-methyltransferase has product MEDDRTFQRRRLRLVEMLREKGIQDERVLAAIATVPRHLFVEPALRARAYEDVALPIGMKQTISQPFTVAYQTQLLEVQPGDRVLEIGTGSGYQAAVLCVLGARVFTIERHRMLLERAVERLEALGFRVTARHGDGSLGWPAFAPFDGIVVTAGAAHVPKALCEQLRLPEAARPGGRLVIPVGDARHQVMMRVRRTGFDSFATETLHSFRFVPLISEKDRGLEPQLPSED; this is encoded by the coding sequence ATGGAAGACGACCGCACGTTTCAGCGTCGCCGCCTGCGTTTGGTGGAGATGCTGCGGGAAAAAGGGATTCAAGACGAGCGGGTACTGGCTGCGATTGCGACAGTGCCGCGCCATTTGTTTGTAGAGCCTGCTTTACGTGCACGGGCTTACGAGGATGTAGCGCTGCCGATTGGGATGAAGCAGACAATCTCTCAGCCGTTTACGGTGGCCTATCAAACCCAACTGCTGGAGGTGCAACCGGGCGATCGGGTATTGGAGATTGGTACCGGAAGCGGCTATCAGGCAGCGGTGCTATGCGTGCTGGGGGCCCGGGTGTTTACCATTGAGCGGCATCGCATGCTGCTGGAGCGGGCCGTAGAACGCCTAGAAGCTTTGGGGTTTCGCGTAACGGCACGTCATGGTGACGGCAGTTTGGGCTGGCCCGCTTTTGCTCCTTTTGATGGCATTGTGGTTACAGCTGGCGCTGCGCACGTCCCAAAGGCCCTATGCGAACAACTGCGTTTGCCAGAAGCAGCACGTCCGGGTGGCCGACTGGTCATTCCCGTGGGTGACGCCCGGCACCAAGTGATGATGCGCGTGCGGCGTACCGGCTTTGACAGCTTCGCAACAGAGACCCTGCATTCATTCCGCTTTGTGCCGCTCATCAGTGAAAAAGATCGAGGCCTTGAGCCTCAACTGCCCAGCGAGGACTGA
- a CDS encoding shikimate dehydrogenase — MISATHVLIDASTRPIALLGDPVAHSFSPLIHNTGFRVQGLSYVYLACRVPPQALAEAVAGLRALGFAGANVTIPHKEAVLPLLDRCTPGAKAVGAVNTILCLPNAQGKTELVGENTDVAGFLAPLKPFLPSLENSEVVILGAGGAARAVVYALLTHVHPARLTLLARNPKRGETLATDMAAYDTRHVLRVVPFAAAGAAVRTAHLVVNATPVGMHPHDQETPWPHATDFHEGQLVYDLIYNPLRTRLLREAAARGATTIGGLEMLLAQAAAAYKWWTGHELPLQAVRAALQSSLGS, encoded by the coding sequence ATGATTTCCGCCACGCACGTCTTGATCGATGCAAGTACGCGCCCCATAGCGTTGCTGGGCGATCCGGTAGCCCACTCCTTTTCGCCACTGATCCACAACACGGGCTTTCGGGTTCAGGGACTGAGCTACGTCTACTTGGCCTGTCGCGTCCCGCCCCAGGCGTTGGCTGAAGCTGTAGCTGGATTGCGCGCCCTGGGATTTGCTGGCGCAAACGTTACCATCCCGCACAAAGAGGCGGTGCTGCCGCTTTTAGACCGGTGCACGCCAGGGGCTAAGGCTGTGGGTGCTGTGAACACGATCCTCTGCCTGCCTAATGCCCAGGGGAAAACAGAGCTTGTCGGTGAAAACACCGATGTGGCAGGTTTTCTGGCCCCGCTTAAGCCTTTTTTGCCTTCACTGGAAAATAGCGAGGTTGTAATTCTCGGAGCAGGTGGAGCAGCACGAGCGGTGGTCTATGCCCTGTTGACCCATGTGCACCCTGCCCGACTTACACTCCTTGCGCGCAACCCCAAACGTGGCGAAACCTTGGCCACCGATATGGCTGCCTACGACACACGGCATGTGCTGCGTGTTGTCCCGTTTGCAGCGGCTGGGGCTGCGGTGCGCACAGCCCACCTGGTGGTTAATGCGACGCCTGTGGGCATGCATCCACACGACCAGGAAACCCCTTGGCCTCATGCCACAGACTTTCACGAAGGCCAGCTCGTCTACGACTTGATCTATAATCCCCTGCGCACGCGCTTGCTGCGCGAAGCAGCAGCCCGCGGAGCCACAACGATTGGGGGACTAGAGATGCTTCTGGCCCAGGCTGCTGCAGCCTACAAATGGTGGACGGGACACGAGCTGCCGCTTCAAGCCGTACGTGCGGCCCTTCAGTCCTCGCTGGGCAGTTGA
- the tenA gene encoding thiaminase II: MNPAVSLPDFPLAPPNSLFARLRQAIAEDWLAYTQHAFVQQLGRGTLPEAAFRHYLIQDYRFLIHFARAWALALVKADALEDMRLAATTISALLEDEMRLHVRYCTRWGLSEAELEAAPEARANLAYTRYVLERGFSGDVLDLQVALAPCIVGYAEIGRTLHQQFAEDLSQNPYREWIETYAGEAYQQVARNAIIHLDRLAARRLTEARFPALVETFRQATRLEVAFWDMGLEMAW; the protein is encoded by the coding sequence ATGAACCCAGCGGTTTCGCTTCCAGACTTTCCTCTAGCCCCGCCCAACAGCCTGTTTGCCAGGTTGCGGCAGGCGATAGCTGAAGACTGGCTGGCCTATACGCAGCATGCCTTTGTGCAGCAACTGGGACGGGGCACGTTGCCCGAGGCAGCGTTTCGGCATTATCTGATTCAGGACTACCGGTTCCTGATCCATTTTGCTCGGGCATGGGCTTTGGCTCTTGTCAAGGCAGATGCACTGGAGGACATGCGTCTGGCAGCGACAACGATTTCGGCTTTGCTCGAGGATGAAATGCGTCTGCACGTCCGCTACTGCACTCGTTGGGGCCTTTCAGAAGCCGAGCTAGAGGCAGCACCTGAGGCCCGTGCCAACTTAGCTTATACCCGCTACGTACTTGAACGCGGTTTTTCAGGCGATGTGCTCGATCTGCAGGTGGCCTTAGCACCCTGCATTGTGGGCTATGCTGAAATTGGTCGCACCCTGCACCAACAATTTGCCGAAGACCTTTCGCAGAATCCCTACCGAGAGTGGATTGAAACCTATGCGGGCGAAGCCTACCAGCAGGTGGCTCGCAACGCCATTATACATCTGGATCGCTTGGCTGCTCGCCGCCTAACAGAAGCGCGCTTTCCAGCGTTGGTCGAAACCTTCCGCCAAGCCACCCGTCTGGAAGTGGCTTTTTGGGATATGGGCTTAGAAATGGCGTGGTAA
- the pgeF gene encoding peptidoglycan editing factor PgeF: MEPCGIHLQAVDTVRWLAPAFSRYFPELIIGFSLRHGGVSPAPFATLNLGLSTGDRPEHVLENRRRLAEAVGFDAGQLALAGQVHGAEVCIVDHPGLHPGYDGLVTRQAGLVLGITAADCAAVLFYEPERRLLGACHAGWRGTVSGVVERTLKALQALGARPEALWVYVSPCIGPDSFEVGPEVAAYFEPEVVFQPPGHPRPHVNLPGALVRRLQQAGVPKQQITVAPCDTARQTQDFFSYRAERGQTGRMLGFIGLRPE, from the coding sequence ATGGAGCCTTGTGGGATCCACTTACAAGCAGTCGATACAGTACGCTGGCTGGCCCCCGCGTTTTCTAGGTATTTTCCGGAGCTGATCATTGGGTTTAGTTTGCGTCATGGGGGCGTCAGCCCTGCACCGTTTGCCACACTGAATCTGGGGCTAAGCACCGGCGATCGTCCAGAGCATGTGTTGGAGAACCGTCGCCGCTTGGCTGAAGCTGTGGGGTTTGACGCTGGCCAGCTAGCCTTGGCTGGGCAAGTGCATGGTGCAGAGGTCTGCATTGTGGATCATCCTGGCCTGCATCCTGGCTACGATGGCTTGGTTACGCGACAGGCCGGGTTGGTGTTGGGTATTACGGCAGCCGATTGTGCAGCAGTGCTGTTTTATGAACCCGAGCGACGCCTGTTGGGTGCTTGTCATGCCGGCTGGCGGGGCACCGTAAGCGGTGTTGTTGAAAGAACGCTCAAAGCATTACAGGCCTTGGGGGCTCGTCCAGAAGCGCTATGGGTGTACGTTAGTCCCTGCATTGGTCCAGATTCCTTCGAGGTAGGTCCCGAAGTTGCCGCTTATTTTGAGCCGGAAGTGGTTTTCCAGCCTCCAGGGCACCCGCGGCCGCACGTTAATCTTCCTGGCGCGCTGGTCCGTCGGCTGCAGCAAGCAGGGGTGCCGAAGCAGCAGATCACCGTTGCTCCCTGCGACACCGCCCGTCAAACGCAAGATTTCTTTTCCTACCGTGCCGAGCGAGGCCAGACCGGACGCATGCTGGGGTTTATTGGCCTGCGACCTGAATGA
- a CDS encoding OmpA family protein → MGCASQRMLVEQQAAQITQLQDSLRALHDSLAFYDYIDSGRYDQDMRSLRETLNRLRYALALCQEGGVRVATELVDDLFAAASATLTEAGKQRLDQVAAQLQRFPNRPIRVEGYADSMPVGARLQERYPSNWELAAARAAAVARYLIEVRGFAAERFEVVSYGPTRPIGPNDTAEGRRLNRRIVIRVLPTPEAP, encoded by the coding sequence GTGGGATGCGCTTCGCAGCGCATGCTCGTTGAGCAGCAAGCTGCCCAGATCACGCAGCTTCAAGACTCCCTTCGTGCGCTGCACGACTCGCTGGCATTTTACGACTATATCGATTCGGGCCGCTATGACCAAGATATGCGCTCCTTACGCGAGACGCTAAACCGGCTACGCTACGCACTGGCCCTTTGCCAGGAAGGGGGCGTGCGTGTGGCTACCGAGCTGGTCGACGATTTGTTTGCTGCAGCCAGTGCTACGCTTACCGAGGCCGGCAAGCAGCGGCTTGACCAGGTTGCGGCGCAACTGCAGCGCTTTCCCAACCGCCCGATTCGCGTTGAAGGGTATGCCGACAGCATGCCTGTTGGCGCACGTCTTCAGGAACGCTACCCCAGCAACTGGGAGTTAGCGGCAGCCCGGGCTGCTGCCGTAGCCCGCTACCTGATCGAGGTCCGCGGCTTTGCGGCAGAGCGCTTTGAAGTGGTCTCCTACGGCCCAACGCGCCCTATTGGTCCAAACGACACCGCCGAAGGCCGCCGCCTCAACCGGCGGATTGTAATTCGGGTCTTGCCTACACCCGAAGCGCCCTAG
- a CDS encoding SDR family oxidoreductase — MELRERIVLITGASSGIGAACAEAFARRGARVLLCARRLDRLHALADRLRRTFQAEVHVFALDLRHAAAVNQAIAELPARWQAIDILVNNAGLALGLDPAYANTIEDIDQMVDTNVKGLLYVTRAVLPGMLSRGRGHIINIGSTAGHEVYRGGTVYCATKHAVAAITRGLKQDLHGTPIRVSSVDPGMVGETEFSVVRFGGDVQRAAQVYEGIQPLTPADVAEAVVWCATRPPHVNVLELILMPTAQSSATLVARHAQP; from the coding sequence ATGGAGCTTCGCGAACGCATCGTGTTGATCACTGGTGCTTCCTCTGGGATTGGGGCAGCGTGTGCTGAAGCATTCGCCCGACGAGGCGCTCGGGTGCTTTTGTGTGCCCGTCGGCTGGACCGGCTGCATGCGCTGGCCGACCGGCTACGCCGCACGTTTCAGGCAGAAGTGCACGTTTTTGCGCTAGACCTACGCCACGCGGCAGCGGTAAATCAGGCCATTGCCGAGCTACCCGCACGCTGGCAGGCAATCGACATTCTGGTCAACAATGCTGGGCTAGCACTGGGGCTTGATCCTGCCTATGCAAACACCATTGAAGACATTGACCAGATGGTCGACACCAACGTTAAAGGGCTACTTTACGTCACGCGTGCTGTGCTGCCAGGAATGCTCTCGCGCGGACGCGGCCATATTATCAATATTGGATCTACGGCTGGGCACGAAGTCTATCGCGGGGGAACGGTCTATTGCGCCACAAAGCATGCGGTAGCCGCCATTACGCGTGGGCTCAAACAGGATTTGCACGGCACGCCAATCCGCGTTTCGAGCGTCGACCCAGGGATGGTAGGCGAGACTGAGTTTAGCGTTGTCCGTTTTGGCGGAGACGTTCAGCGCGCTGCCCAGGTTTACGAAGGCATCCAGCCCCTTACACCAGCCGACGTGGCTGAAGCCGTTGTTTGGTGTGCTACGCGGCCGCCCCATGTGAACGTGCTGGAGCTCATTCTTATGCCCACAGCTCAGTCTTCAGCTACCTTAGTTGCCCGCCATGCGCAGCCTTAA
- a CDS encoding choice-of-anchor B family protein has protein sequence MQRLLLLVPWVMLSVLSQAQPLQSITGQAIRCEAGKAGVFPCQNTTLLSFLSLAALDGDFTQDEATTVEANDIWGWLDPETHRRYALIGLSNGVSVVDVTDPVWPVVVAFLPEPVQAHAHKKPPAGLAHEGKKASAWRDIKTYGPYALVVSDNNPGHGLQVFDLRQLRELSSVPAHLAPIAHYHGFGTAHNVVVNEATGFAYAVGVREHPDTLAHCDLGYHAVDLRDPAHPQFAGCFKSSLGINGQGYTHDAQCLVYRGPDLDYQGREICIGSDETGIAILDVTDKTSVREIATATYPDVAYTHQGWFDEAQRYFYVNDELDELRGKVPHTRTLIFDLLDLDSPQLAGAYFATTSAIDHNLFVRGDRLYQANYTVGLRVLDISDRVHPVEVAFFDTYPQSDSAKFAGAWGVYPFLPGGILLVSSIGEGLFVVQLDELAAQRPAPATLREPGLSPAAPHPFRHQTQLELHVDRPQTVRVVVQDLLGRVVQTVFWGTAYPDHPLQLTVEGAALAAGWYMVWATGETFAAWRPILRVP, from the coding sequence ATGCAGCGGCTGCTTTTGCTAGTGCCTTGGGTTATGCTCAGTGTGCTGTCCCAAGCGCAGCCGCTTCAATCGATTACCGGGCAAGCCATTCGCTGCGAAGCCGGCAAGGCTGGGGTTTTTCCCTGTCAAAACACGACGCTGCTTTCGTTTCTTTCTCTGGCTGCTTTAGATGGTGATTTTACCCAAGATGAAGCCACAACAGTTGAAGCCAACGACATCTGGGGCTGGCTAGACCCAGAGACCCATCGGCGCTACGCTTTGATAGGATTGAGCAATGGCGTTTCGGTGGTAGACGTAACCGATCCCGTATGGCCTGTGGTGGTGGCCTTTCTTCCTGAGCCTGTGCAAGCTCACGCCCACAAGAAGCCTCCAGCGGGCTTAGCCCACGAAGGGAAAAAAGCTAGCGCCTGGCGGGATATCAAAACCTACGGTCCCTACGCGCTTGTCGTAAGTGACAACAACCCAGGCCATGGGCTTCAGGTGTTTGATTTACGCCAGCTTCGGGAGCTTTCATCGGTCCCAGCCCACTTAGCCCCGATAGCACACTACCATGGGTTTGGCACAGCCCATAACGTCGTGGTCAATGAAGCTACCGGCTTTGCCTATGCGGTTGGCGTGCGCGAGCATCCCGACACGCTGGCCCATTGCGATCTGGGCTATCATGCTGTAGACCTACGCGACCCTGCGCATCCCCAATTTGCTGGATGTTTTAAGTCTTCCTTAGGCATTAACGGCCAGGGCTATACGCACGATGCGCAATGCCTCGTCTATCGTGGTCCAGATCTCGACTATCAGGGGCGGGAAATCTGCATTGGCTCCGATGAGACAGGTATTGCCATTTTAGACGTGACCGACAAAACCAGCGTGCGCGAAATTGCAACGGCTACTTACCCTGATGTGGCTTACACCCACCAAGGATGGTTTGATGAAGCGCAACGCTACTTTTACGTCAACGACGAGCTGGACGAGCTGCGCGGGAAGGTGCCTCATACACGCACCCTGATTTTTGACCTCTTGGATTTAGACTCCCCTCAACTGGCTGGAGCATATTTCGCCACAACGAGCGCAATTGACCACAATCTTTTCGTGCGAGGCGATCGGCTCTACCAGGCCAATTATACGGTTGGGCTGCGTGTGCTGGACATTTCAGATCGGGTGCACCCCGTGGAAGTAGCTTTTTTCGATACGTATCCCCAAAGTGATTCCGCTAAGTTTGCTGGCGCTTGGGGCGTTTATCCTTTTTTACCCGGTGGAATCCTACTGGTAAGCAGTATTGGAGAAGGGTTATTTGTGGTGCAGTTGGACGAACTTGCTGCGCAACGCCCCGCGCCTGCGACTTTACGTGAGCCCGGTCTGTCGCCAGCTGCACCCCATCCGTTTCGACACCAGACGCAGCTTGAGCTTCACGTGGACCGGCCTCAAACGGTACGGGTGGTTGTGCAAGATTTGCTGGGACGCGTGGTGCAAACGGTGTTTTGGGGCACTGCCTATCCTGATCATCCCCTGCAGCTTACTGTAGAAGGGGCAGCGTTGGCTGCAGGATGGTACATGGTTTGGGCTACAGGAGAAACGTTTGCCGCTTGGCGTCCGATTCTCCGGGTGCCTTAA
- a CDS encoding DUF368 domain-containing protein codes for MAFQVRAVVRYFFSGLLMGAADVIPGVSGGTMALVVGIYEKLVEAIHQVFQAVVVLLRGRGPEALRAFRAIPWTFLLPLIGGIATAILSAASLILHLLAHYPVHLRGLFFGLIAGSLVLPWLRLRRRSWREMLFALLGAITAFILVGLPPRVVPDPALWQVFGAAAIAICAMILPGVSGAFLLLVLGFYEPTLLALTQRNWPYLLAFVAGMATGLGLFVRLLRYLLHHWHDATMAVLVGLMAGSLRAIWPWLDDKRQLLLPTAADPIVSVVLLALAGLAFVGVLSRWELRRRQTSSALL; via the coding sequence ATGGCTTTTCAGGTAAGGGCGGTAGTACGCTATTTCTTTTCGGGCCTACTTATGGGCGCTGCTGATGTCATTCCTGGGGTCAGTGGGGGTACGATGGCCCTGGTGGTTGGCATCTATGAAAAGCTGGTTGAGGCCATCCATCAGGTTTTTCAGGCTGTCGTGGTTTTGCTGCGTGGCCGCGGTCCAGAAGCACTACGAGCGTTTCGGGCTATTCCTTGGACGTTTTTACTCCCGCTCATTGGAGGCATTGCCACCGCTATTTTGAGTGCGGCCTCGCTGATTTTACATCTGTTGGCGCACTATCCCGTGCACCTGCGCGGCCTATTTTTTGGTCTAATCGCGGGCTCACTGGTTCTGCCTTGGCTTCGACTTCGGCGGCGTTCCTGGCGCGAAATGCTCTTTGCCCTTCTAGGCGCCATAACCGCTTTTATCCTCGTGGGTCTTCCACCACGTGTGGTCCCCGATCCGGCCTTATGGCAAGTGTTTGGAGCAGCCGCCATCGCCATCTGTGCTATGATTCTGCCTGGCGTCAGCGGCGCTTTTTTGCTTCTCGTTTTGGGTTTTTATGAGCCTACGCTCCTTGCATTAACGCAGCGCAATTGGCCCTACTTGCTGGCTTTTGTTGCCGGGATGGCGACGGGTCTAGGCTTGTTTGTCCGCCTGCTTCGATACCTGCTGCATCACTGGCATGATGCCACCATGGCCGTGCTGGTGGGCCTCATGGCGGGTTCATTGCGGGCAATCTGGCCTTGGCTGGATGATAAGCGGCAGCTGCTGTTGCCCACGGCTGCTGACCCAATCGTCAGCGTGGTGCTTCTGGCGCTCGCAGGACTGGCTTTTGTAGGCGTACTCAGCCGCTGGGAGTTGCGGCGGCGCCAGACGTCTTCGGCGCTTCTATAA
- a CDS encoding tetratricopeptide repeat protein: protein MSFFDFGFDDADDALERHQLEELVAAYEAYGSSAYFDSDALEEIATYYYEQGRFEEALGVIDRLLKLHPTASDAWMRRGILLSHLGQHEEALQAYQQALTLNPVDTETLVNLGITLDNLGRFEEALEAYEQALQLDPLNEEAYYNRGITLERMDRLAEAIAAFEQAAALNPEHPEVWYELGYCYDRLGDDERSLACYDRHLALDPYSADAWYNRGIVLNRMGRYEEAVASYDFAIAIQDDFASAYYNRGNALTNLGDLRGAIESYEKVLEIEGGDPATYYNIALAYEELQEYETAIAYFQQALEEDPTYAEAWYGLGCCYDALERFEEAVACLERAVALRPEASEFWYAKADCEYNARRVEAALHSYHRVVSLDPTNREAWLDYAETLFEVGLTEEALEAYRQALSLNPDARAYIRQARALLALGRSEEGIRSLKMALRLDPSAKDELPEFYRDASIRRQLGLDG, encoded by the coding sequence ATGAGCTTTTTCGATTTCGGCTTCGACGATGCCGACGATGCTTTAGAACGTCATCAGCTTGAAGAGCTTGTTGCGGCTTACGAAGCCTATGGATCGTCGGCCTATTTTGACTCGGACGCTCTAGAGGAGATTGCCACGTATTACTATGAGCAAGGACGTTTTGAAGAAGCCTTAGGCGTCATCGATCGATTGCTTAAGCTACACCCCACGGCTTCAGACGCCTGGATGCGTCGGGGAATCCTGCTTAGCCATCTTGGGCAGCATGAAGAAGCCCTCCAAGCCTATCAGCAGGCGTTGACGCTCAATCCTGTCGATACAGAAACGCTCGTCAACCTAGGCATCACGCTCGATAACCTGGGGCGTTTTGAGGAGGCCCTTGAGGCTTATGAACAAGCCTTGCAACTCGATCCCCTTAACGAAGAGGCCTACTATAACCGTGGCATCACGCTGGAACGAATGGATCGGTTAGCAGAGGCCATTGCAGCTTTTGAACAGGCAGCAGCCCTTAATCCCGAGCATCCGGAGGTTTGGTACGAGTTAGGCTACTGCTACGATCGCCTGGGAGACGACGAGCGCAGCTTGGCTTGCTACGATCGCCACTTAGCGCTGGACCCTTATTCGGCCGATGCCTGGTATAACCGCGGCATTGTGCTTAACCGTATGGGCCGCTATGAAGAAGCGGTGGCCTCCTATGACTTTGCTATTGCCATTCAGGACGACTTTGCTTCTGCCTATTACAACCGAGGCAATGCTCTGACCAATCTAGGGGACCTGCGCGGCGCCATTGAGAGCTACGAAAAGGTCCTAGAAATCGAGGGGGGCGATCCGGCAACCTATTACAACATTGCTTTAGCTTACGAGGAGCTCCAGGAGTACGAAACGGCCATTGCCTACTTCCAACAGGCCCTTGAAGAAGATCCTACCTATGCCGAAGCCTGGTATGGCCTAGGATGCTGCTATGATGCCCTGGAACGTTTTGAAGAAGCCGTTGCCTGCTTGGAACGGGCTGTGGCCCTGCGGCCAGAGGCCAGTGAATTCTGGTATGCCAAAGCCGATTGCGAATATAATGCCCGACGCGTAGAAGCTGCGTTGCATTCCTATCATCGCGTGGTAAGCTTAGATCCCACCAATCGGGAAGCCTGGCTTGATTACGCCGAAACGCTTTTCGAAGTAGGCCTTACCGAAGAAGCCTTAGAAGCCTATCGTCAAGCCCTTTCCTTGAATCCTGACGCCAGGGCCTATATTCGCCAAGCCCGCGCCTTGTTGGCCTTGGGGCGTTCTGAAGAGGGGATCCGCTCGCTCAAAATGGCACTGCGGCTGGATCCTTCGGCAAAGGATGAGCTGCCTGAATTTTACCGGGATGCTTCCATCCGGCGCCAGCTTGGTTTAGATGGCTAA
- the tmk gene encoding dTMP kinase — MLISFEGIDGSGKTTQARLLAERLEAAGYRTLLVREPGGTELSERIRDLLLDASLDIEPLAELLLFAAARRQLVMRRIRPALEAGYIVLCDRFYDSTTAYQGGGRALKDLAWLQNFNLWVTENLVPHRTYWLDVPVDVALARRAQLYPDRMEQADPAFYERVRNTYARLAQEEPERILRLDATAEVATVHAEIWADVQQHLAAGTRFERGGFSTEKSC; from the coding sequence ATGCTGATTAGCTTTGAAGGCATTGATGGCAGTGGGAAAACCACGCAGGCACGGCTGCTTGCGGAGCGTTTGGAAGCTGCAGGCTACCGAACCCTCCTGGTCCGAGAACCGGGCGGCACCGAACTCTCTGAGCGCATTCGAGATCTGCTGCTGGATGCTTCGTTGGACATTGAGCCGTTGGCCGAGCTTTTGCTTTTTGCTGCGGCACGTCGCCAGCTGGTTATGCGCCGTATTCGACCTGCACTGGAAGCCGGCTATATTGTTTTGTGCGATCGTTTTTACGACTCCACAACAGCTTACCAAGGCGGTGGACGTGCGCTTAAGGATCTAGCGTGGCTGCAGAACTTCAACCTGTGGGTGACCGAGAACCTGGTTCCTCATCGAACCTACTGGCTGGATGTGCCGGTTGATGTGGCCCTTGCGCGGCGCGCGCAGCTCTATCCCGACCGCATGGAGCAGGCTGACCCAGCGTTTTACGAACGCGTGCGCAACACGTATGCCCGCCTGGCTCAAGAAGAACCGGAGCGTATTCTGCGTCTGGATGCTACGGCTGAGGTTGCAACCGTACATGCCGAGATTTGGGCCGACGTGCAGCAGCACCTAGCGGCAGGAACCCGTTTCGAGCGTGGCGGTTTTTCCACTGAAAAGTCCTGCTGA
- a CDS encoding Fur family transcriptional regulator, protein MSISPRQLEEVKNIFRAFLKQRGQRQTPERFAVLEEIYATSDHVDADELYLRLQQKGARVSRATVYNTLELLLECDLVVRHQFGGLQAKYERAYSYWQHDHLVCLDCGELFEFCDPRLQAIQEMVADIYQFDIRHHALHFYGHCRRLNCPNRPPASRSTAAPEAAKKKETA, encoded by the coding sequence ATGTCGATCTCTCCCCGTCAGCTTGAAGAAGTAAAAAATATCTTTCGAGCGTTTCTCAAACAGCGTGGCCAGCGTCAGACGCCTGAGCGTTTTGCCGTCTTGGAAGAGATCTATGCCACAAGCGACCACGTTGACGCGGACGAATTGTATCTGCGGCTGCAGCAAAAAGGCGCACGTGTTAGTCGGGCTACTGTCTACAACACCTTGGAATTGCTTTTGGAATGCGACCTGGTTGTGCGTCATCAGTTCGGAGGGCTTCAAGCAAAGTACGAGCGCGCCTACAGCTATTGGCAGCACGACCACCTCGTTTGCTTAGACTGTGGAGAGTTGTTTGAATTTTGCGACCCCCGCCTGCAGGCCATTCAGGAAATGGTGGCCGACATTTATCAGTTCGATATCCGGCATCACGCCCTCCATTTCTATGGCCACTGTCGCCGGCTCAATTGCCCGAACCGTCCACCAGCAAGTCGGAGCACTGCAGCCCCAGAGGCCGCCAAAAAGAAAGAAACGGCATAA